One genomic segment of Coffea arabica cultivar ET-39 chromosome 6e, Coffea Arabica ET-39 HiFi, whole genome shotgun sequence includes these proteins:
- the LOC140009519 gene encoding raucaffricine-O-beta-D-glucosidase-like: protein MVCPLIQRCLILQGGSNWLNIYPQGFRELLNCVKATYNVPLIYITENGVDEANNTSLTLSEALVDNTRIKYIQDHLLNLRLAIDDGVNVKGYFAWSLTDNFEWNEGYTVRFGLIHTSTTQTTMQYGS from the exons ATGGTGTGCCCATTGATCCAACG TTGCCTGATATTGCAGGGTGGCTCAAATTGGTTGAACATTTATCCCCAAGGATTTCGCGAACTGTTGAACTGTGTGAAGGCAACATACAATGTTCCATTGATTTACATAACTGAGAATG GTGTGGATGAAGCTAACAACACAAGTTTAACACTTTCAGAAGCTCTGGTTGATAACACTAGAATCAAATATATCCAAGACCATCTTTTGAATCTCAGACTAGCTATTGA TGATGGGGTCAATGTTAAGGGATACTTCGCATGGTCATTAACGGATAATTTTGAATGGAACGAAGGATATACTGTTCGTTTTGGTCTTATCCACACATCGACTACACAAACAACTATGCAATATGGTTCATGA
- the LOC113695126 gene encoding serine carboxypeptidase II-2 isoform X2: protein MATLNWVLVILISTLLIDLTNCSSGGFSADPYGQQQLDRVLHLPGQNFNVSFAHYAGFVTVNEEAGRALFYWFFEAAEDPASKPLVLWLNGGPGCSSIAYGVAEEIGPFHVEKDGKHLYLNPYSWNQAANMLFLDSPVGVGYSYSNTPSDHLNNGDLRTAADSHAFLLKWFDRFPQYKGRDFYISGESYAGHYVPQLSQAVVRHNSATKDKTINFKGFMVGNALFDDFHDHLGLFQFLWSAGMISDQTFKKLNIFCDLDSFILPKESCGKILDIADKEIGNIDQYSVFTPACTANFSVMNQFLKRRNVGHLRKAYDPCTEQHSTVYFNLPKVQHALHVYNRSNSFKWVTCSDDVYNNWKDSPRSVLNIYHELLNAGIRIWVFSGDTDAVLPVTSTRYSIDALKLRTVGPWRPWYDDGQVGGWTQQYEGLNFVTVRGAGHEVPLHRPKQALTLFKSFISGNSLPQLEQISDSYHHPMSV, encoded by the exons ATGGCAACTTTGAACTGGGTTCTCGTTATTTTGATCAGTACATTGCTTATTGATCTCACCAATTGCAGCAGCGGTGGATTTTCTGCAGACCCATATGGCCAGCAACAGTTGGACAGAGTTTTGCACCTTCCTGGCCAAAATTTTAATGTGAGTTTTGCTCACTATGCTGGATTTGTTACGGTCAATGAGGAAGCTGGGAGGGCTTTATTTTACTGGTTTTTCGAGGCTGCTGAAGACCCTGCATCCAAGCCTCTTGTTCTTTGGCTCAATGGAG GGCCTGGATGTTCATCAATTGCTTATGGGGTGGCTGAGGAGATTGGCCCTTTTCATGTTGAGAAAGATGGGAAACATCTTTATCTGAACCCTTACTCTTGGAACCAAG CTGCAAATATGTTATTTCTGGACTCTCCGGTTGGAGTTGGATATTCCTACTCAAATACTCCCTCAGATCATCTAAACAATGGGGATTTAAGGACTG CTGCTGACTCCCATGCATTTTTGTTGAAATGGTTTGACCGTTTTCCTCAGTATAAAGGAAGGGACTTCTATATCTCTGGCGAGAGCTATGCAG GACATTACGTTCCTCAATTAAGTCAAGCTGTAGTGAGGCACAACTCCGCAACAAAGGATAAAACAATTAATTTCAAGGGTTTCATG GTTGGAAATGCTTTATTTGATGACTTTCATGACCACCTGggacttttccaatttttgtgGTCAGCTGGAATGATATCTGACCAGACATTCAAGAAGCTAAACATTTTTTGTGACTTAGATTCATTTATACTTCCCAAAGAGTCATGTGGTAAGATTCTTGACATTGCCGACAAAGAAATTGGAAACATCGATCAATACAGTGTCTTCACTCCTGCTTGCACAGCCAACTTTAGTGTGATGAATCAGTTTCTGAAGAGGAGGAAT GTTGGACATTTAAGAAAGGCATATGATCCGTGTACAGAGCAGCATTCAACAGTTTACTTTAATCTTCCCAAGGTTCAACACGCGCTTCATGTTTACAACAGAAGCAATTCATTCAAATGGGTAACTTGCAG TGATGATGTGTACAATAACTGGAAGGATTCTCCTCGGTCAGTGCTGAACATCTATCATGAGCTTCTAAATGCTGGAATTCGAATATGGGTCTTCAG TGGCGATACAGATGCCGTACTGCCGGTTACATCTACTCGCTATAGTATAGATGCTCTGAAGCTGCGAACAGTTGGTCCATGGCGTCCTTGGTATGATGATGGACAG GTTGGAGGATGGACACAGCAATATGAAGGGCTAAACTTTGTTACCGTGAGAGGAGCAGGACATGAAGTTCCCTTGCATAGGCCAAAACAAGCTCTCACACTGTTCAAGTCTTTCATATCTGGAAACTCATTACCACAACTAGAACAAATTAGTGATTCTTACCATCACCCAATGTCTGTTTAA
- the LOC113695126 gene encoding serine carboxypeptidase II-2 isoform X1, whose amino-acid sequence MATLNWVLVILISTLLIDLTNCSSGGFSADPYGQQQLDRVLHLPGQNFNVSFAHYAGFVTVNEEAGRALFYWFFEAAEDPASKPLVLWLNGGPGCSSIAYGVAEEIGPFHVEKDGKHLYLNPYSWNQAANMLFLDSPVGVGYSYSNTPSDHLNNGDLRTAADSHAFLLKWFDRFPQYKGRDFYISGESYAGHYVPQLSQAVVRHNSATKDKTINFKGFMVGNALFDDFHDHLGLFQFLWSAGMISDQTFKKLNIFCDLDSFILPKESCGKILDIADKEIGNIDQYSVFTPACTANFSVMNQFLKRRNKVGHLRKAYDPCTEQHSTVYFNLPKVQHALHVYNRSNSFKWVTCSDDVYNNWKDSPRSVLNIYHELLNAGIRIWVFSGDTDAVLPVTSTRYSIDALKLRTVGPWRPWYDDGQVGGWTQQYEGLNFVTVRGAGHEVPLHRPKQALTLFKSFISGNSLPQLEQISDSYHHPMSV is encoded by the exons ATGGCAACTTTGAACTGGGTTCTCGTTATTTTGATCAGTACATTGCTTATTGATCTCACCAATTGCAGCAGCGGTGGATTTTCTGCAGACCCATATGGCCAGCAACAGTTGGACAGAGTTTTGCACCTTCCTGGCCAAAATTTTAATGTGAGTTTTGCTCACTATGCTGGATTTGTTACGGTCAATGAGGAAGCTGGGAGGGCTTTATTTTACTGGTTTTTCGAGGCTGCTGAAGACCCTGCATCCAAGCCTCTTGTTCTTTGGCTCAATGGAG GGCCTGGATGTTCATCAATTGCTTATGGGGTGGCTGAGGAGATTGGCCCTTTTCATGTTGAGAAAGATGGGAAACATCTTTATCTGAACCCTTACTCTTGGAACCAAG CTGCAAATATGTTATTTCTGGACTCTCCGGTTGGAGTTGGATATTCCTACTCAAATACTCCCTCAGATCATCTAAACAATGGGGATTTAAGGACTG CTGCTGACTCCCATGCATTTTTGTTGAAATGGTTTGACCGTTTTCCTCAGTATAAAGGAAGGGACTTCTATATCTCTGGCGAGAGCTATGCAG GACATTACGTTCCTCAATTAAGTCAAGCTGTAGTGAGGCACAACTCCGCAACAAAGGATAAAACAATTAATTTCAAGGGTTTCATG GTTGGAAATGCTTTATTTGATGACTTTCATGACCACCTGggacttttccaatttttgtgGTCAGCTGGAATGATATCTGACCAGACATTCAAGAAGCTAAACATTTTTTGTGACTTAGATTCATTTATACTTCCCAAAGAGTCATGTGGTAAGATTCTTGACATTGCCGACAAAGAAATTGGAAACATCGATCAATACAGTGTCTTCACTCCTGCTTGCACAGCCAACTTTAGTGTGATGAATCAGTTTCTGAAGAGGAGGAAT AAGGTTGGACATTTAAGAAAGGCATATGATCCGTGTACAGAGCAGCATTCAACAGTTTACTTTAATCTTCCCAAGGTTCAACACGCGCTTCATGTTTACAACAGAAGCAATTCATTCAAATGGGTAACTTGCAG TGATGATGTGTACAATAACTGGAAGGATTCTCCTCGGTCAGTGCTGAACATCTATCATGAGCTTCTAAATGCTGGAATTCGAATATGGGTCTTCAG TGGCGATACAGATGCCGTACTGCCGGTTACATCTACTCGCTATAGTATAGATGCTCTGAAGCTGCGAACAGTTGGTCCATGGCGTCCTTGGTATGATGATGGACAG GTTGGAGGATGGACACAGCAATATGAAGGGCTAAACTTTGTTACCGTGAGAGGAGCAGGACATGAAGTTCCCTTGCATAGGCCAAAACAAGCTCTCACACTGTTCAAGTCTTTCATATCTGGAAACTCATTACCACAACTAGAACAAATTAGTGATTCTTACCATCACCCAATGTCTGTTTAA
- the LOC113694776 gene encoding pentatricopeptide repeat-containing protein At4g30825, chloroplastic, whose translation MASFKLTISLENPSYEKHKLTVYSVRIVDPFSISLFPGCLHISGSCVSKPFCKVQPIKVSQMDTEVLDTCDSNLVDDLVFESNDDVDSESVDSSRGNFDGNFRKGGFNVWKRFRGVKRVKKDSNLRSNLWKGVNKAKGGEKAMKTDRKDIMDRSLSDNKLALDFDIGNLECDLSLKRCNGILKQLENSSSDSKALSFFEWMRENGKLKKNLTAYNLIFRVLGRREDWDVAEDMIREIADSGCEIEYQIFNTLIYACYKRGLVDLGAKWFNRMLEHAVRPNIATFGMLMSLYQKGWRVEEAEFAFSKMRELNIVCHSAYSAMITIYTRMGLYDKAEDVISLLRADKVTLNLENWLVMLNAYSQQGKLDEAERVLLSMQNAGFTPNIIAYNTLITGYGKVSNMNAAERLFHDLENVGLKPDETTYRSMIEGWGRTNNYKEAKRFYMELKRLELMPNSSNLFTMINLQAKHQDEEGILRTIDDMMMIGCQKSSVLGIVLQAYEKAERIAKVPHILKGSLYDHILQNQTCCSILVMAYVKNCLISEALKVLKEKQWQDSLSEDNLYHLLICSCKELGHLENAKKIFAFMPKSDDKPNLHIICTMIDIFSTMSQFSEAESLYIKIKKSGISLDMITFSVVVRMYVKSGCLEKACIVLDAMDKQTNIVPDVYLLRDMFRIYQQCGMLDKLQGLYYKTLKSGIIWDQELYNCVLNCCARALPVDELSKVLDEMLRHGFAPNTVTFNVMLDVYGKSGLFKRARKVFWLAKKRGLIDAISYNTMIAAYGQHKDLKNMSSTVKKMQFNGFSVSLEAYNCMLDAYGKEGEMEKFRNVLQRMKESSCVSDSYTYNIMINIYGEQGWIEEVSGILMELKQFALGLDLCGYNTLIKAYGIAGMVEEAVALVKEMRENGIKPDLITYYNLINALQKNDMFLEAVKWSLWMKQTGLSN comes from the coding sequence ATGGCCTCTTTCAAGCTCACAATATCACTGGAAAATCCTTCATATGAAAAACACAAGTTGACAGTGTATTCTGTCCGAATTGTTGATCCCTTTTCGATTTCCTTGTTTCCTGGATGCTTGCATATATCTGGATCATGTGTAAGCAAGCCCTTTTGCAAGGTGCAGCCCATTAAGGTTTCTCAGATGGATACTGAGGTTTTGGATACTTGTGATTCAAATTTGGTTGATGATTTGGTTTTCGAGTCAAATGATGATGTGGATTCCGAGAGTGTAGATTCTAGCAGAGGGAATTTTGATGGGAATTTTAGGAAGGGTGGGTTTAATGTTTGGAAAAGATTTAGGGGTGTAAAGAGAGTGAAGAAAGATTCAAACTTGAGGTCAAATTTGTGGAAGGGGGTTAATAAGGCGAAAGGTGGAGAGAAGGCTATGAAAACTGACAGGAAAGATATTATGGATCGTAGTTTATCGGATAATAAACTGGCATTGGATTTTGATATTGGTAATTTGGAGTGTGATTTGAGCTTGAAGCGTTGTAATGGAATCTTGAAGCAGCTGGAAAATAGTAGTAGTGACAGTAAAGCTTTGAGTTTTTTTGAGTGGATGAGAGAaaatgggaagttgaagaagaatttGACAgcgtataatttaatttttagagTGCTAGGGAGGAGAGAGGACTGGGATGTGGCAGAGGACATGATTAGAGAGATTGCTGATTCAGGGTGTGAGATCGAATATCAAATTTTTAACACTCTGATTTATGCTTGTTACAAGCGGGGGCTTGTGGATTTGGGAGCAAAGTGGTTTAACAGGATGTTGGAACATGCGGTCAGGCCTAATATTGCTACTTTTGGAATGCTTATGAGTCTTTATCAGAAGGGTTGGAGAGTTGAGGAGGCAGAGTTTGCGTTTTCTAAGATGAGGGAGCTTAATATTGTATGTCACTCAGCATACTCAGCTATGATCACTATATACACACGCATGGGCTTGTATGATAAGGCAGAAGATGTTATTTCACTCTTGAGAGCAGATAAAGTAACCTTAAATCTGGAGAATTGGTTGGTTATGCTTAATGCTTACAGCCAACAAGGCAAGCTAGATGAGGCTGAGAGGGTCTTGCTTTCTATGCAGAATGCTGGTTTTACTCCAAACATCATTGCTTACAACACACTAATTACTGGTTACGGGAAAGTTTCAAACATGAATGCTGCAGAGCGTTTGTTTCATGACCTTGAAAATGTCGGGTTGAAGCCCGATGAAACGACTTACAGGTCCATGATTGAAGGATGGGGGAGGACAAATAATTACAAGGAAGCCAAGCGGTTCTATATGGAACTTAAAAGGTTGGAACTTATGCCGAACTCATCAAATTTGTTCACAATGATAAACTTGCAGGCTAAACATCAAGATGAAGAGGGCATCCTGAGAACTATCGATGACATGATGATGATTGGTTGCCAGAAGTCCTCTGTCCTTGGTATAGTTTTGCAAGCTTATGAGAAGGCTGAAAGAATCGCAAAAGTGCCTCATATTCTAAAAGGTTCTCTCTATGACCACATTCTGCAAAATCAGACATGTTGCTCAATTCTGGTCATGGCTTATGTAAAAAACTGCTTGATAAGTGAAGCTTTGAAAGTGCTAAAGGAGAAGCAGTGGCAGGATTCTCTATCTGAGGACAACCTGTACCATTTGCTTATCTGTTCTTGCAAAGAATTGGGTCATCTAGAGAATGCCAAAAAGATCTTTGCTTTCATGCCCAAATCTGATGACAAGCCTAACTTGCACATAATCTGTACAATGATAGACATTTTCAGCACAATGAGTCAATTCAGTGAAGCTGAAAGCCTTTATATCAAGATAAAAAAATCAGGCATTTCCTTGGACATGATAACTTTCAGTGTTGTAGTCAGAATGTATGTGAAATCTGGCTGTTTAGAGAAGGCATGCATAGTTCTCGATGCAATGGACAAACAGACGAACATTGTTCCAGATGTTTATCTGCTTAGAGATATGTTCCGAATTTATCAACAGTGTGGTATGCTCGATAAATTGCAAGGTCTTTACTACAAAACCTTGAAAAGTGGAATCATATGGGATCAGGAATTGTACAACTGTGTGTTAAACTGCTGTGCTCGTGCTTTGCCAGTTGATGAACTCTCAAAAGTTCTTGATGAGATGCTTCGACATGGGTTTGCTCCTAATACTGTCACTTTTAATGTGATGCTTGATGTTTATGGAAAATCTGGGCTTTTCAAGAGGGCAAGGAAAGTATTTTGGCTGGCTAAAAAGCGAGGTCTAATTGATGCTATCTCTTACAATACAATGATAGCTGCATATGGGCAGCATAAGGACTTGAAGAATATGTCATCTACtgtgaaaaaaatgcaatttaatGGCTTTTCAGTTTCCCTTGAAGCCTATAACTGTATGTTGGATGCCTATGGGAAAGAAGGTGAAATGGAGAAATTCAGAAATGTCTTGCAGAGAATGAAGGAATCTAGCTGTGTTTCAGATTCCTACACATACAATATAATGATTAATATATATGGAGAGCAAGGATGGATTGAAGAAGTGTCTGGCATTCTGATGGAACTGAAACAATTTGCACTTGGGCTTGATTTATGCGGTTATAACACATTAATAAAAGCATATGGAATTGCAGGAATGGTTGAAGAGGCTGTTGCTTTGGTTAAAGAGATGAGAGAAAATGGTATAAAACCTGACCTAATAACCTATTATAATCTGATCAATGCACTGCAAAAGAACGATATGTTTCTAGAAGCTGTCAAGTGGTCCTTGTGGATGAAGCAGACAGGACTATCTAATTAA